In Methanofollis aquaemaris, the genomic window ACGCTCCTTCAGGGAGTTTGTCGACGGTGACGATGTACGCAGGATCGACTGGAAAGTTTCGGCAAAACGGGACTCCCTCCATGTCAGGGTGTATGCCGACGAAGAAGAGCGGCCGCCGCTCATCTTTGTCGACCTCCCCAGGGGAGAGGTCAGTCAGCATGCCCGCGCCGCCCTGAAAAAGGCGGTGCGGAGTGCGGTCGCGGCTTCGGTGCAGACACATGGCCGCACCTCCCTGATGGCGGTCAAAGGCCCCAACCTCCTCGTCTATCTGCCTCTCGAAGCCGATTATGCACGGGCCATGCAGGCACTTGCCGGCGGAGAGAACACGACGGCGGAGGAGGCATACTTTTACCGCGCCCGCCCCCCCTCCTTCCTCCGCACCAATCTGAACGCCCTTCTCTATGGGTCGGGGAACGGAAACGGAGATGGGAACGGCCATCGAGCAGGCTCTGACTATCGCGAGAGACTCTCTGCGGTCTATGGATCGACCCTCAGAGGACGGGAGCGGACAGTCTACGAACGGCAGTTGACACAGGCGGTGTGGCGGCTCCGGCCCCGCCGCATCGAACTCTTCTCCTGCCGGGACGGCGATCGGAGCCACCTTGACTTTGTGGTCTGCATTGCGGAGCGGGCCGGGGTTCCGGTCGATCTCTGGAAACAGAACGGGCACAGACACCCGGAGAGTCCAGAAGGGGGAGCGGAGGCGGTGCGGTGAAGCCGGTGCTCTTCCTCCCGGTACCCCTGGCCCTGGCGGCCGGTCTTCTCTCCGGGGCATGGCTCGACACCCTCCTCTTCTCGTTCCTCTATCTCGGAACTCTCTGTCTGGCGCAAAGGTGGAGGTCGGACGGATGGCTTCTTCTTTTCTGCGGCGGCGAACCGCTGGTGCTGGTCACCGCCGGGAAGTCATGGGAAGCCGCAATCCTCATCCAGTTCCTGGTGCTCTGGGCGGCGCTCGCCACCACCCAGGATCGATCGGCACCATGGGTGATCGTCGGGGCGGGGTTCGTCCTCTCAGGAGGGGCGATGATCGCCGCCCTGGACGAGGTCGTGACCGCACTGCTTGCCGTGGGCGGACTGGTGCTCCTGGCTTTTTCCCTCGTATGGCTTGCCGAACATCAGATGAAATCCAGGGCGGAGATCGGACGATGAAACAACATGGATACAATGACTATTTCATGGCAGGGACGGTGCTGATCGCGGCCGCGGCCCTGGTGCTGACGATTGCATATCTCACCAACCGCGGTGACCTGACCAGTGCGACGCTGGCCATGTGCGGGATCGCCTCTTTTGTCGGCGGGGTCTTCCTCCTCACCCTCTCGAAGGGAGAGCCCTTCGACCCCGGTTATGTCGGTGCTCTCCCTGCCGCCGGCACCATCAACCTCAGTCGGGTGGCCTCAGACCTCGGGCTGATGGGCGACGGAGTCTACCTTCCTCATGAGACGAAAGATTCCCCCATACTCCAGTTCATCCCGGCGGGGTCGTATCATGGAACGACGATCAGGGAAGACTTCTCCTTTGCAACGGCAGACGGTTCCGAAGGACTGGTATTCCTCCCGATGGGGCTTCCGCTCCTCGAACAGTTGAAGCATGATGCAGGACTCAGGATCCCGGCCGACGAAGCCGAGATCCTCTCCTGCATCCGGGAGGTCTGCTCAGATGTCCTTGAGGTCGCCGAGAATGCCGCCGCGGAACGGAGCGGCGATGGGATCGTCGTGACCATGGGAAAGTTCAGGCTTCTCTCCTGCTGCACTGCCATACGTGCCGAGTCTCCGAAGTGCTGCACCATGGTCGGGTGTCCGGTCTGCAGTCTTGTCGCCTGCATCCTCACCGAAGGATTCGGGAAGCCATGCACGCTCTCGAAGGCCCAGGTCGACGAGGGGCGCGGCGACCTGACCCTCGTGTATTCCTTCCCCGAGTGAGAAATTTCCGAGTGGCGGCGCGTCATCACTCAATGTCTGGTACCTTTTTTTCCCTGTGGTGCCGCGCCATCTCCCTTTCTCGCGTCGGGGTGCACGGGCATAACGATTGCCAGAAAATGATCGTGACGCGCGTGGTACCGACCTCCCCACCGATCCTCGCCTTGGAGGAGTCCGGGGGCAGCGCCCCCGGCGTGAAGATGGGGGAAGGCACGTCGATCAGACGTGCCGCCCCGACCGCCGTATCTTCACCGCCGTCTCGCACCGGGGGGCGTTGCCCCCCGGACCCCCCACGGATGAAGATAGCCGAGGGGCGGCAGTTGAACAGTATCCTTCAGGTGCCCTGTTGCGAGGAGAGGAATCAAGTATCCCTTCGCACTCAGGAGAACTGCAACGAGAAATTTTCATCACGTATGCTTGAGCCAGGGGTTCATGCCTGATTCTACAAAGCCAAAAAATGTTCAGTCAAGGTCCAGACCTATTGGTCAGAGATTTGAGATGCGAAAAATGGAGACGCCCCGGCCGGGACTTGAACCCGGGTCAAAAGCTCCGCAGGCTTCTAGGATATCCACTACCCTACCGGGACACTGCAGACGTGCTTTATAGAGTTGGAGGTCATCCCATATATTCATTTCTCTCTTCTGGAAGAATGGTGGTCAGGTCAGACCGATTCCTCAATCTGCCCGACCCTGACTGTCAGGTTCACGTCCACACAACTCCCATGCATCTCCAGCAGATATTTTCCCGGTCCCAGAACTCTCAGTTCCTTCTCCCTGACCGTCGAGTAGAGTCCGCCGAACCCATCTTCAGTCACGATGTTCCCGTTCTCGTCCCTGACGATGAGCGTAAGCCTGCTCCTGTCACTGGGCCGGGTCACGGTCTCCCACTTTTCCTGCGTCCCATGGGTGACCAGCACCTTTCTGCTCTCGATCTCGGGCGTCACCTCGGCCTCGACGATCATGGGAGGGCAGGGAACATCGATCGACCACGCCTTTGAGAGTGAGGATTTGTTCAGTTCTTCATGGAGGACGATCGGGTACTCCTGTTTTATCGGTTGTTCAGGCATGGTGTGCGCACTCGGCCTGAGCGTCGGCGTGGTCTCAGTAGGATAGGGCGTCACCTCGGCGACATGATTGCTGTCCATCACCGTGCCGGGAGTCTCTTCAGGACCGGTTGTGCCACCACCCTGTGACGACTCGCCCGCCTGAGCGGAAGGGATCTCCTCGGCACATCCTGCGGCAAACAGGGCCATGCAGATGAGAAGAGGAAGGAGAATGTATGGAATTTTCATCACGAAAGAATGCAATCTCTCGATATATATGACTTTACAGCCGGATCTGAGCCAAGATTATATATTTTAGAATGGGAAAAACACCGTGCAATATAATATTTTGCATTTGCCCCGGGAACTCATAGGGCACAATATGAGGAAATAATCCCGTAAAATATCTCTTCAGCGCGGATGAGCGACTCGATGTTGACGCGTTCATTGACCCCATGGATCGTCGTCACCTCGCCGGGCCCGTACTCCACCGCCGGGAACCCGGCTTTCCGGAGATGGCGCGCGTCGCTTGCCGCCCACTGAAAGATCGGGACCGGCGCCTCCCCATAGACCCGCCTGATCCCGGCACAGACCCGTTCGGTCACCCGCGCCGCCGGCGAGGTGCAGGACGGGTCGGAGACCGCAGTCACCTTCATCTCCGCCGACGGGACCTGGGCCGCGATCTCGGAGACGATCTCGCCGGCCGTACACCCCCACGGGATCCGCAGGTCCAGGTCAAGGTCGCAGTGTTCGGCCACGATGTTCGCCTTCTCTCCCCCCCTGACCACGCCCGGGTTGAACATCACCCGGCGGAGCACATGGTCCAGACCTTTGAGTCCGAAGAGATCCTCCAGCACCACGGAGGAGCGGGAGATGATCGTCTCCATCTCAGTACTAACCGGGTAATCACGTTCATGGAGGGCCTTGAGATATTCGATGACCTCGTGCGCCTCCATCACCGCGCTCTTTCCGATGGCGGGGTACAGAGAACTGTGGCCCGGCTCGCCTTTAAAAGAGAGAGAGACCCGTGCAAGACCTTTCTGTCCGATGCACGGGGAGAGAGGCGGAGTTGGTTCTGCAATAAGCGTGTCGCACGGTCTGAGCACACCTCTGGCCAGGAGATACTCCATCCCATAACACCCACCGGTCTCCTCGTCGCAGACAAAGACCACCTCAACCGGCGGTTCCTCCCCCTCATCGATGGCCCGCCTGAGAGCGGTGAGCAGGGCGGCACACCCACCCTTCATATCGCTGCTCCCCCGCCCCCAGATGCACCCGTCCTCTTCCACGCCGCTGAAAGGAGGGTGGCGCCAGCCGTCGGCAATAGCCGGGACGACATCGAGATGGCCGCAAAGAAGAAGTTGTGGGTTATGGTGCCGCGCGATCAGGTTGCACCGTCGACCGTCCCTGGAGACGACCGCACTCTCGATCCCGATCTCCGTAAGAAATGTATGGATGTACTCGGCAACCTCCCGCGTCTCCCCGGGCGGGTTCTCGCTCCTGAGTCTGACCAGGTCTTTGCAGAGATCGACGACATCCATCCTTTTTCTTCCTCTTCAGGCGCTTACGCTCGATTTGTACTCCTCAAAGAGTCGCCCGAGCGATCCCTCCGTGTAGATAGTGTTGAGAAATGTACGGGAGAAGAACTCCTCGACCGCATCGGCGAAGAACGCCGCAGGTACAGGTCGCTTGCTCTCCGGGTCCAGAACAATCCTGAAACTCCGGTAACCTGCCGGGTTGTCCTCATCATAGACCCCCCGCCAGACCATCGGGAGTTTCTCAAACCGCTCCGGATGGTTTGCCTTGAGCCAGTTGACAAAGCCCGGGAAAAGCGGGCGGTCGTCCTTTTTCGCCTCATCAAGCCGCCAGCGCATGTACTCCTGGTGCATCATGTTCTTGGGCGCCTGA contains:
- a CDS encoding ArgE/DapE family deacylase, with the translated sequence MDVVDLCKDLVRLRSENPPGETREVAEYIHTFLTEIGIESAVVSRDGRRCNLIARHHNPQLLLCGHLDVVPAIADGWRHPPFSGVEEDGCIWGRGSSDMKGGCAALLTALRRAIDEGEEPPVEVVFVCDEETGGCYGMEYLLARGVLRPCDTLIAEPTPPLSPCIGQKGLARVSLSFKGEPGHSSLYPAIGKSAVMEAHEVIEYLKALHERDYPVSTEMETIISRSSVVLEDLFGLKGLDHVLRRVMFNPGVVRGGEKANIVAEHCDLDLDLRIPWGCTAGEIVSEIAAQVPSAEMKVTAVSDPSCTSPAARVTERVCAGIRRVYGEAPVPIFQWAASDARHLRKAGFPAVEYGPGEVTTIHGVNERVNIESLIRAEEIFYGIISSYCAL
- a CDS encoding DUF58 domain-containing protein, which translates into the protein MSVGSGAYGVLLYLGILAGLSLLVDSLAAVLGACAVGTFLFIRYAVAYRRFAMVVTSLKVTRELENPAVRQDSTVGVRVRVTAALPPGCRIEVEDLPPAGVQVVGGSTCLSLVGPLLEEEVISYSMVVPTEGEVVFRGVELRLPDLFFPRIAAFRGEGMRLPTLMVRPERRFITQKGEQDDTGPESRHPSGGTGGTVRSFREFVDGDDVRRIDWKVSAKRDSLHVRVYADEEERPPLIFVDLPRGEVSQHARAALKKAVRSAVAASVQTHGRTSLMAVKGPNLLVYLPLEADYARAMQALAGGENTTAEEAYFYRARPPSFLRTNLNALLYGSGNGNGDGNGHRAGSDYRERLSAVYGSTLRGRERTVYERQLTQAVWRLRPRRIELFSCRDGDRSHLDFVVCIAERAGVPVDLWKQNGHRHPESPEGGAEAVR